In Methanobacterium sp., one genomic interval encodes:
- the purB gene encoding adenylosuccinate lyase, whose amino-acid sequence MAIHPIEFRYGTPEMKKVWEAENKLQKMLEVEAALAEAEAQMGLVPEEAAREIRSKANTQYVTNERVAEIEKETNHDIASIVKALAEVCEDDAGEYVHFGATSNDIIDSSQSLLLRDSINIIQEKVTRLARIILKLADENKKTVCIGRTHGQHALPTTYGMKFALWADELHRQYERLEECKGRLCVGMMTGAVGTTAALGEDGLDVHLKVSEILGLPATLISNQVVQRDNHAEYMMDLANLASTLDKIALEIRNLQRTEIKELGENFDPEKQVGSSTMPHKMNPITAERICGVSRVIKAYPAPALQNNALWHERDLTNSSSERIMLPEASILTDYILNLTIRLMEKLVFYPENIERNLNLTGGLIMAERFMAELTRKGMGRQSAYALVRKCALEANKLGVSLKDVVLQQEGITDYLSPEEVDDIMDPHTYLGSSVQIVENVLEKSEEWF is encoded by the coding sequence ATGGCAATCCACCCAATTGAATTTCGTTATGGAACCCCTGAAATGAAAAAAGTCTGGGAAGCAGAGAACAAACTTCAGAAAATGCTGGAAGTTGAAGCGGCTCTTGCGGAAGCTGAGGCCCAGATGGGCCTGGTTCCTGAAGAGGCTGCCCGGGAAATAAGAAGTAAGGCCAACACACAGTATGTTACCAATGAAAGAGTTGCAGAAATAGAAAAAGAAACCAACCACGATATTGCATCCATTGTAAAAGCCCTGGCTGAGGTCTGTGAGGATGATGCCGGTGAGTACGTGCATTTCGGTGCCACCTCCAATGACATAATTGACAGTTCCCAGTCACTCCTACTCCGTGATTCCATTAATATCATACAGGAAAAAGTAACGCGTTTAGCGAGAATCATCCTGAAACTAGCGGATGAAAATAAAAAAACAGTTTGTATAGGAAGAACCCATGGACAGCACGCCCTCCCCACCACTTATGGGATGAAATTCGCTCTTTGGGCAGATGAACTCCACCGTCAGTATGAACGATTGGAGGAATGTAAAGGTAGGCTCTGTGTTGGGATGATGACTGGAGCAGTGGGTACCACTGCAGCCCTGGGTGAAGATGGGCTTGACGTTCATCTTAAGGTTTCCGAAATACTGGGACTCCCAGCAACACTGATATCCAACCAGGTGGTGCAGAGGGATAACCATGCAGAATACATGATGGACCTGGCCAACCTGGCCAGTACCCTTGATAAGATTGCCCTGGAAATCCGTAACCTGCAGCGTACAGAGATCAAAGAATTAGGGGAAAATTTCGACCCGGAAAAACAGGTGGGATCCAGCACCATGCCTCACAAAATGAATCCCATCACTGCCGAGAGGATCTGTGGAGTATCCAGAGTTATTAAGGCATATCCCGCTCCTGCTCTCCAGAATAATGCCCTGTGGCATGAAAGGGACTTGACCAACTCCTCATCCGAGCGGATCATGCTCCCGGAGGCATCTATCCTCACAGATTACATACTGAACTTGACCATTCGATTAATGGAAAAACTGGTTTTCTATCCTGAAAATATTGAAAGGAATCTCAACCTTACTGGTGGACTGATTATGGCCGAGCGATTCATGGCAGAACTCACCCGTAAGGGTATGGGAAGACAAAGCGCCTATGCCCTGGTCCGTAAGTGTGCCCTGGAAGCAAACAAACTGGGAGTTAGCTTAAAAGATGTGGTACTTCAGCAGGAAGGGATAACCGATTATCTGAGCCCAGAAGAAGTGGATGATATTATGGACCCCCACACCTACCTGGGATCTTCGGTGCAGATTGTGGAAAATGTTCTAGAAAAATCAGAAGAATGGTTTTAA
- a CDS encoding DUF126 domain-containing protein, translating into MAIQTINCRKISRGHVKGNIIISKDPLSFLGGVDPDTGIVTDREHDLYQQNIGGKILVIPSGKGSTVGSYVIFQMAKNKTAPLAIIAMEAEPIIATGAIMASIPMVDQPEEDVLEILKEGNLVEVDADTGIIEILK; encoded by the coding sequence ATGGCTATTCAAACCATTAATTGTCGAAAAATATCAAGAGGACATGTTAAAGGGAACATCATCATTTCCAAGGATCCACTGAGTTTTTTGGGAGGTGTAGACCCTGATACCGGGATAGTGACCGACAGGGAACATGACCTCTACCAGCAAAATATAGGTGGTAAAATACTGGTGATCCCTTCAGGAAAGGGTTCCACAGTTGGATCCTACGTGATCTTCCAGATGGCTAAAAACAAAACCGCACCACTGGCCATCATTGCCATGGAAGCAGAACCAATCATCGCCACCGGAGCCATAATGGCCAGCATACCCATGGTTGACCAGCCAGAAGAAGATGTTCTTGAAATTCTAAAGGAAGGTAACCTGGTGGAGGTTGATGCAGACACCGGAATTATTGAAATTCTAAAATGA
- a CDS encoding DUF5518 domain-containing protein has protein sequence MVDWKAVGVGSLVNAVLTIVLTISVFPLFFLGPIIGGLVATYIGRGEKKDAPVEGALTGIIGGLIIGILFIAGFGALSAIIGLIFAKVGLVAGAMTLIAGLFITFISIFLGGVLGAVGGLIGAEIRENGSRKVKVEN, from the coding sequence ATGGTAGACTGGAAAGCAGTGGGAGTAGGATCACTTGTAAACGCGGTTTTAACCATTGTCTTAACAATTTCTGTTTTTCCTCTGTTCTTTTTAGGTCCAATAATAGGGGGGCTGGTGGCAACCTACATTGGACGTGGCGAGAAAAAGGATGCACCAGTGGAAGGGGCATTAACCGGCATTATTGGCGGGCTCATTATTGGAATCCTGTTCATCGCCGGATTCGGAGCTTTAAGTGCCATAATAGGGTTAATCTTTGCCAAAGTTGGCCTGGTGGCAGGGGCGATGACTCTGATAGCTGGTCTCTTTATCACCTTTATCTCCATATTCCTAGGAGGAGTCTTAGGTGCTGTTGGGGGATTAATAGGTGCTGAAATCAGAGAAAACGGTAGTAGAAAAGTAAAAGTGGAAAATTAA
- a CDS encoding DUF5518 domain-containing protein: MIDQKVTLIGTALAVVLVVVFGMFIPLVGGVIALIVAGIVVGYMANQNIKTGAVHGALIGLFTGIIYILVIYVISGFSQKIIGGLIIYSLGSIPVYILLGLGGGIIGSVMKARQQHVEEILKEDESEEEVSSEDNEESYKKS, translated from the coding sequence ATGATCGATCAAAAAGTTACTCTTATTGGAACAGCACTGGCAGTGGTGCTGGTTGTTGTTTTCGGAATGTTCATCCCCTTAGTTGGGGGTGTAATAGCCCTGATAGTTGCGGGAATTGTGGTTGGATATATGGCCAACCAGAACATAAAGACCGGAGCAGTGCACGGAGCTTTAATAGGACTCTTCACTGGGATAATCTACATATTGGTGATATACGTCATTTCAGGATTCTCTCAAAAGATAATCGGAGGCCTAATCATCTATTCGTTAGGTTCCATACCAGTATACATCCTTTTAGGGCTTGGTGGTGGAATAATTGGCTCTGTGATGAAAGCAAGGCAGCAACATGTTGAAGAAATATTAAAAGAAGATGAATCTGAAGAAGAAGTTTCTTCTGAAGATAATGAAGAATCTTATAAAAAATCTTAA
- a CDS encoding DUF5518 domain-containing protein has protein sequence MDIDWGAVIVGFILSIVLGAVFGIIIPAVGSVLGLLIAGMVVGYMVGGTAGNGMANGAVSGLFGAIVLSILMLIFGTLILGIIGFAAATVTSIFLFIAFFGVMILMAIGGAIGSLIKGEA, from the coding sequence ATGGATATTGACTGGGGAGCAGTAATTGTAGGTTTCATCTTATCCATAGTTTTGGGAGCTGTTTTTGGTATAATTATACCTGCAGTAGGTTCAGTTCTCGGTTTACTCATAGCTGGAATGGTTGTAGGTTACATGGTAGGGGGGACTGCCGGTAATGGTATGGCAAACGGAGCAGTATCTGGTTTGTTTGGAGCCATCGTGCTGTCCATACTAATGCTCATATTCGGCACTCTAATCCTGGGAATAATAGGATTCGCAGCAGCCACAGTGACCTCCATATTCCTGTTTATTGCATTCTTCGGGGTCATGATCCTAATGGCCATTGGAGGAGCTATTGGTTCTTTAATAAAAGGAGAAGCGTAA
- a CDS encoding DUF5518 domain-containing protein, translated as MVEVKWTPVIIGLVIAIILGLIIDMVLPGWGVIGYLIATIYVGYTVAGGYMNGAIHGALVGVVAGIIGAILALIIGTAAAGLAAGAIAAVVVLVLAAIIDGIIGAIGGAIGAAIKGE; from the coding sequence ATGGTAGAAGTAAAATGGACTCCAGTTATAATTGGTTTAGTGATTGCAATAATACTGGGACTGATCATTGATATGGTTCTTCCAGGATGGGGTGTAATTGGTTACCTCATAGCAACTATATATGTCGGTTACACTGTTGCCGGAGGCTATATGAATGGAGCTATCCACGGAGCACTCGTAGGGGTTGTTGCAGGTATAATAGGGGCAATACTCGCCTTAATCATAGGTACTGCAGCAGCTGGACTAGCAGCTGGAGCTATAGCAGCAGTAGTAGTGTTAGTGCTTGCAGCGATAATTGATGGAATTATCGGTGCCATCGGTGGAGCCATCGGAGCCGCAATTAAAGGAGAATAA
- a CDS encoding amidohydrolase family protein encodes MYLFIHNGTLIDGNGTKPLENAGVLIKDHKIIASGVEDSLKIPGDEIKYIDARGGFILPGFIDCHVHMMWNGFQYENSLFTPLSIYFYQATQNLRLALETGVTTVRDAGMADYGVKIAVEEGLIIGPRLLISVMPLSITGGHFDMELKSGHQVKTTYPGLPDAVCDGEEEVLKRVREVLRAGADVVKVMVTGGVISANDSPEHPQFTLKELQVMVEEASYRDLPVMAHAHGSQGVKNALNAGIKSIEHGTYLDEECLDLLLENDAWLVPTQLAHKINLELMEAGKLPDFSKEDARSVAINSHRSMEKAYKAGVKMVMGTDSGIAPHGQNLRELGFLCDIGMNPMEAIQAGTKRAAELLGLQDKIGTIETGKLADVVICATNPLHDINSLGNPDNILVVMKEGKIFKDIRIF; translated from the coding sequence GTGTACTTATTCATCCATAACGGGACTCTTATAGACGGGAACGGTACTAAACCCCTGGAAAATGCAGGAGTTTTAATCAAGGACCATAAAATCATTGCTTCTGGTGTTGAAGACTCTCTGAAAATTCCAGGGGATGAGATCAAATATATTGATGCCAGAGGAGGATTCATACTCCCTGGTTTTATCGACTGCCATGTGCACATGATGTGGAATGGATTCCAATACGAAAACTCCTTATTCACCCCACTATCCATTTATTTTTATCAAGCCACACAAAATCTGAGGCTTGCCTTAGAAACCGGCGTAACCACAGTTAGAGATGCTGGAATGGCTGACTATGGTGTTAAAATAGCCGTTGAAGAAGGTTTAATAATTGGACCACGTCTTCTGATAAGTGTCATGCCCTTATCCATAACCGGAGGGCATTTTGACATGGAATTAAAGTCCGGTCACCAGGTGAAAACCACTTACCCCGGCCTACCTGATGCAGTCTGTGATGGAGAGGAAGAAGTTCTAAAAAGAGTAAGGGAAGTTTTAAGGGCTGGTGCAGATGTGGTGAAAGTGATGGTGACCGGAGGAGTGATAAGTGCCAATGATAGTCCAGAACACCCCCAATTCACCCTAAAAGAGTTGCAAGTAATGGTGGAAGAGGCTTCATATCGTGATTTGCCAGTTATGGCCCATGCCCATGGATCACAAGGTGTTAAAAATGCTTTGAATGCAGGTATAAAATCTATTGAACATGGAACCTACCTTGATGAGGAATGCCTTGATCTGTTGCTAGAAAATGATGCCTGGCTGGTGCCAACCCAGCTGGCACACAAAATCAACCTGGAACTCATGGAAGCGGGAAAATTACCTGATTTCAGTAAAGAAGATGCCCGCAGTGTGGCAATTAACAGCCATAGAAGTATGGAAAAAGCTTACAAGGCAGGGGTGAAGATGGTAATGGGTACTGACAGCGGTATAGCTCCCCACGGTCAGAACCTGCGAGAACTGGGCTTTTTATGTGATATTGGAATGAACCCCATGGAAGCTATACAGGCCGGTACTAAACGTGCTGCAGAACTCTTGGGATTGCAAGATAAAATCGGTACCATAGAAACTGGAAAACTGGCTGATGTAGTGATCTGTGCCACTAACCCCCTCCATGATATAAATTCCCTGGGAAATCCGGACAATATACTGGTAGTTATGAAGGAAGGGAAAATATTTAAAGATATTAGAATATTTTAA
- a CDS encoding heavy metal translocating P-type ATPase: protein MVDDSKKRAEIKISGMHCASCALNIEKSLQGLEGVEEAQVNFGTEKATVEYDPDKVELQDLERSVEDVGFTVVNEKVIIKVGGMTCAMCVQAIEGALRKIDGISEVNVNLAAEKAYVTYNPRMTSVSQMKKAIEDLGYEYLGVEGEFQADQEEKLRKADLNSKRNRFIVAFAVSIPLMVLMYAGVMLPFNMAYFMLAVTILPFIYVSYPIFSAGYRSLQNHSLNMDVMYSLGIGVAFVSSVLGTFNIVLTPEFMFYETALMLAGFLMLGRWLEARAKGRTGTAIKKLVGLQAKTATIIGKNEEDGETETQVSVEDVLVGDVVLVKPGERIPVDGKVLSGESFVDESMITGEPIPVLKQAGSPVVGGTINQNGVLKFQAEKISKDTVLAQIIKLVESAQGSKPPVQRIADRAVTYFIPTVLTIAIVSFIVWYFLLGSTLLFGLTILISILVVACPCALGLATPTAVTVGIGRGAELGILVKNGEALEISEKLTTILFDKTGTLTRGKPEVTNIIGTSTDDKALLQIVASVEKNSQHPLADAIVTKARDNDIELYDVEEFNTFGGKGVSATVNRRSVLIGNRKLLMENDVGISETDEEMISKLEEEGKTAVLVALNNVFAGIVGVADTLKENTPQAISELKRMGLEVAMITGDNQRTAEAIASKIDIHNIMAGVLPEDKSTEVKRLQDKGEVVAFVGDGINDAPALAQADVGIAIGSGTDVAIESGEIVLIKDNLLDAVAGVQLSEKVMGRIKLNLFWAFAYNVILIPVAAGLLYPTFGITFRPEYAGLAMALSSVTIVTLSLLLKGYMPPSKKLEVVEEI from the coding sequence ATGGTAGATGATTCTAAAAAAAGAGCAGAAATCAAAATTTCAGGTATGCACTGTGCATCTTGTGCATTGAACATTGAGAAATCCCTACAGGGATTGGAGGGTGTGGAAGAGGCTCAGGTTAATTTTGGAACAGAAAAAGCCACCGTAGAATACGATCCAGATAAGGTGGAACTCCAGGATCTGGAAAGATCTGTGGAAGATGTTGGTTTCACTGTGGTGAATGAGAAGGTCATTATCAAAGTGGGAGGTATGACTTGTGCCATGTGTGTCCAGGCCATTGAAGGGGCTTTAAGAAAGATTGATGGAATTAGTGAAGTTAACGTTAATCTGGCGGCTGAAAAGGCCTATGTAACATACAACCCCCGGATGACCAGTGTGTCCCAGATGAAAAAGGCCATCGAAGACTTGGGATATGAATATCTAGGAGTAGAAGGAGAATTTCAGGCAGATCAGGAGGAAAAACTGCGGAAAGCGGATCTCAACAGTAAAAGGAACCGTTTTATAGTGGCCTTTGCTGTTTCCATTCCCCTGATGGTGTTGATGTACGCCGGTGTGATGTTGCCCTTTAACATGGCCTATTTCATGCTGGCAGTTACCATTCTGCCCTTTATTTATGTGAGTTATCCTATTTTCTCTGCTGGTTATCGTTCCCTCCAAAATCACAGCTTAAACATGGACGTGATGTACTCTCTGGGTATTGGGGTGGCCTTTGTTTCCAGTGTGCTGGGAACCTTCAACATCGTACTCACCCCGGAATTCATGTTCTATGAAACTGCACTGATGCTTGCCGGATTCCTCATGTTGGGTAGGTGGCTTGAAGCACGGGCGAAAGGACGTACCGGCACTGCCATCAAGAAACTGGTGGGTTTGCAGGCAAAAACTGCAACTATCATTGGTAAAAATGAAGAAGATGGTGAAACAGAAACCCAGGTGTCTGTGGAAGATGTGCTGGTTGGAGATGTGGTGCTGGTAAAGCCAGGTGAACGGATCCCAGTGGATGGAAAGGTGCTTTCTGGTGAGAGTTTCGTGGATGAATCCATGATCACTGGAGAACCTATTCCAGTCTTGAAACAGGCAGGATCCCCAGTGGTGGGTGGAACCATTAACCAGAATGGGGTTTTAAAGTTTCAGGCAGAAAAGATCAGTAAAGATACTGTCCTGGCACAGATCATCAAACTGGTAGAATCAGCTCAGGGGTCCAAACCACCAGTGCAGAGGATAGCTGACCGGGCTGTTACTTATTTCATCCCCACTGTTCTCACCATAGCTATTGTATCCTTTATAGTGTGGTATTTCTTACTGGGAAGCACCCTTCTTTTTGGACTCACTATCCTCATATCCATCCTGGTGGTGGCCTGTCCCTGTGCACTGGGCCTGGCCACCCCCACTGCAGTGACTGTTGGAATTGGACGGGGCGCAGAACTGGGTATACTGGTTAAAAACGGTGAAGCACTTGAAATATCCGAAAAATTAACCACAATTCTCTTTGACAAAACCGGGACCTTGACAAGGGGCAAACCAGAAGTTACCAATATCATAGGAACCAGCACAGATGATAAAGCCTTATTACAGATTGTAGCCAGTGTGGAAAAAAATTCACAACATCCCCTGGCAGATGCAATTGTTACCAAAGCCCGAGACAATGACATAGAATTGTATGATGTTGAAGAATTCAACACCTTCGGAGGAAAAGGGGTATCAGCAACTGTTAACCGGAGATCTGTACTCATAGGAAATCGGAAACTGCTTATGGAAAATGATGTTGGAATATCCGAAACAGACGAAGAAATGATTTCAAAGCTGGAAGAGGAAGGTAAAACAGCAGTTTTAGTTGCCTTAAATAATGTTTTCGCCGGTATTGTGGGAGTGGCCGACACTTTGAAGGAAAACACTCCCCAGGCTATAAGTGAACTTAAGAGGATGGGTCTTGAGGTTGCCATGATCACCGGTGACAATCAGAGGACTGCAGAGGCCATTGCCAGTAAGATCGACATACACAATATCATGGCCGGGGTTCTGCCAGAGGATAAATCCACTGAAGTTAAAAGGCTTCAGGATAAAGGAGAGGTGGTGGCCTTTGTAGGGGATGGGATTAACGACGCACCTGCCCTGGCCCAAGCCGATGTGGGAATAGCCATTGGCAGTGGCACGGATGTGGCCATTGAAAGTGGGGAGATAGTGCTTATCAAGGACAACCTACTGGATGCCGTGGCAGGAGTGCAGTTATCTGAGAAGGTAATGGGACGTATTAAGCTCAATCTTTTCTGGGCATTTGCCTACAATGTGATCCTCATACCGGTGGCTGCTGGATTGCTTTATCCCACTTTCGGGATTACTTTCCGCCCAGAATATGCTGGACTAGCCATGGCCTTGAGTTCGGTTACCATTGTAACTCTTTCACTACTTTTAAAGGGTTACATGCCCCCCTCCAAGAAGTTAGAGGTAGTTGAAGAAATTTAA
- a CDS encoding YHS domain-containing protein translates to MAVDPICKMDVDEKTAKFISEYRGKKYYFCAPGCKKEFDENPEKYAEE, encoded by the coding sequence ATGGCTGTGGATCCAATCTGTAAAATGGATGTGGATGAAAAAACTGCAAAGTTTATAAGTGAATACCGGGGTAAAAAGTACTATTTCTGTGCCCCAGGATGCAAAAAGGAGTTCGATGAAAATCCTGAAAAATACGCAGAAGAATAA
- the truD gene encoding tRNA pseudouridine(13) synthase TruD → MLNAETYLTSQKGIGGQIRTKNEDFYVEEIPETQPSGEGPNTWLWIEKNSRTTLEVVLDIARELKINRKQMGFAGMKDKKAVTRQWICISNKTPEELQGLEDKLHHVKIINITPNQKKLRMGQLVGNKFRLMVRDVGNPERAAQEAEEILSELKERGVPNYYGFQRFGKDRPNTHLVGKALIKGGVKEAVDRYIGHPFDTEPQHIQEARRFYDEGELEESLESMPSGMRYEKMMLRALIKEKKKRGTLNEKSYILALRSIPKPLSRMFVHAYQSYLFNRVVSERTKLGIDQYVKGDILIDNEEHLIHEFREEEIDTKIKNFQAHPSAPLYGSKVPLAGDKLGEMEQKILDEENLLLEDFIVSQMPKLGSHGIRRAMRFKIWDVAAEATEEGVMLTFSIPKGCYATAVLREVMKVDVY, encoded by the coding sequence ATGTTAAACGCAGAAACTTATTTAACCTCCCAAAAAGGTATTGGGGGACAGATCAGAACCAAAAACGAAGATTTCTATGTGGAAGAAATCCCGGAAACCCAACCCAGTGGTGAAGGGCCAAACACCTGGCTTTGGATTGAGAAAAATAGTAGAACAACTCTGGAAGTGGTTTTGGACATTGCAAGGGAACTTAAAATCAACCGTAAACAGATGGGTTTCGCAGGAATGAAAGATAAAAAAGCAGTAACCCGACAGTGGATATGTATCAGTAACAAAACCCCTGAAGAACTTCAGGGACTGGAAGATAAGCTTCATCATGTTAAAATAATTAATATAACTCCCAATCAGAAGAAACTACGCATGGGACAACTGGTGGGAAACAAATTCAGGTTGATGGTAAGAGATGTGGGAAATCCAGAGAGAGCTGCTCAGGAAGCAGAGGAAATCCTCAGCGAACTAAAGGAGAGGGGAGTGCCTAACTACTATGGATTTCAGCGTTTTGGTAAGGACCGGCCCAACACACACCTGGTGGGCAAAGCACTGATCAAAGGTGGTGTTAAGGAAGCGGTGGACCGTTACATTGGCCATCCCTTTGATACCGAGCCACAACACATCCAGGAGGCGCGCAGATTCTATGATGAGGGTGAACTGGAAGAGTCCCTGGAGTCAATGCCCAGTGGAATGAGATATGAGAAGATGATGCTACGCGCCCTCATTAAAGAAAAGAAAAAGAGAGGAACTTTGAATGAGAAATCTTACATCCTGGCACTTAGAAGTATTCCCAAACCCCTGAGCAGGATGTTTGTCCATGCATATCAGTCCTACCTTTTCAACAGAGTGGTTAGTGAACGTACCAAGCTGGGCATTGACCAGTATGTGAAGGGAGATATTTTAATTGACAATGAAGAACACCTCATCCATGAATTTAGAGAAGAAGAAATAGATACCAAGATAAAAAATTTCCAGGCCCATCCCTCAGCACCTTTATATGGAAGTAAAGTACCACTGGCCGGTGATAAACTGGGAGAAATGGAGCAAAAGATTCTGGATGAGGAGAACCTTCTACTGGAGGATTTCATAGTGTCCCAGATGCCCAAACTTGGTAGTCATGGTATACGGCGGGCTATGCGCTTTAAAATATGGGACGTGGCTGCGGAGGCAACTGAAGAAGGGGTAATGCTGACTTTTTCCATTCCTAAGGGCTGTTACGCTACGGCGGTGTTGAGAGAGGTTATGAAGGTGGATGTTTATTAG
- a CDS encoding helix-turn-helix domain-containing protein, with translation MPKHIASGLKYLAAVKLREQGYFQKDIANKLGMDRSTVSHYLNGRNLSWSSIEVAEAVSSCCNRDFLYMTYSLTGDIDNTRTIVDILIEQEFQAKVKDTCIGCGVCVDACLMNNISIVDLKCHINTEGCCGCLECQLNCPTSSIQVLEVQNLNK, from the coding sequence ATGCCGAAACATATTGCATCTGGATTAAAATACTTGGCAGCGGTGAAGCTCAGAGAACAGGGCTATTTCCAAAAAGACATTGCAAATAAACTGGGAATGGACCGATCAACAGTTTCTCATTATTTAAATGGTAGAAATCTGTCCTGGAGTTCTATAGAAGTTGCAGAAGCTGTTTCCAGTTGCTGTAACCGGGACTTCCTATATATGACCTACTCCCTTACTGGGGACATTGATAACACCCGCACCATTGTTGACATCCTCATTGAACAGGAATTCCAGGCCAAGGTAAAAGATACTTGTATTGGCTGCGGAGTGTGCGTGGATGCCTGTCTCATGAACAATATTTCAATTGTGGATTTAAAATGCCATATAAACACCGAAGGGTGTTGTGGGTGTTTGGAGTGCCAGTTAAACTGTCCAACAAGTTCTATACAAGTTTTAGAAGTTCAAAATCTTAATAAATGA
- the ftsA gene encoding coenzyme F390 synthetase, with translation MTYFREEIETMPRDELDALVDERIRYTVQYAAEKSLFYRKWFRQNNIKPGDIREHEDLRELPIISGKIMREQQPPETEEFEFKCMDWDEIYTIHETSGTSGMPKSFFLTWDDWNRYAEKYARAFVSQNFGTGDRVVICASYGMNVGASTMTMAAQKIGIAIIPEGKCSFPVRIMNSYQPTGIVASVFKLLRLARRMEKEGINPQESSIKHLIAGGESFADESRAYVEEVWGVPVYNTYGSTEGTMCGECHKKVGLHVPEDMVHLDLYDPALENFVDEGECGRIVLTTLLPPGGKTGTLLLNYDTEDTSVVVSRDKCPCGRTHMRIMNPEREAETAWVMGAPFNRVDVERGVFQRENMDYLTGEYEAFLYGDEEEVTLRVSVECQDTKNCAHELVQENFLKSFLQYKLPLSEAHQDGTFNIHFNFTGPGGLELYKVRGRPKRLVDRRSE, from the coding sequence ATGACTTATTTTAGGGAAGAAATTGAAACCATGCCCCGGGATGAGTTGGATGCATTGGTTGATGAGAGAATCCGTTATACTGTGCAGTATGCTGCAGAAAAATCTTTATTTTATCGTAAATGGTTCAGGCAGAATAATATAAAACCCGGGGATATCAGGGAGCATGAGGATCTGCGTGAACTGCCCATAATCAGTGGAAAGATCATGCGGGAACAACAGCCTCCTGAAACTGAGGAATTTGAGTTCAAATGTATGGATTGGGATGAAATTTACACCATTCATGAGACCAGTGGAACCAGTGGCATGCCCAAATCATTCTTTTTAACCTGGGATGATTGGAATCGGTATGCTGAAAAGTATGCTCGTGCTTTTGTGTCCCAAAATTTTGGCACCGGTGACAGGGTGGTGATCTGCGCCAGCTACGGGATGAATGTAGGGGCCAGTACCATGACCATGGCCGCCCAGAAGATTGGAATAGCTATCATCCCCGAGGGGAAATGTTCTTTCCCGGTGCGCATCATGAACAGCTACCAGCCCACTGGAATAGTGGCCAGTGTATTTAAACTCCTCAGATTGGCTCGGAGGATGGAAAAAGAAGGGATAAACCCTCAAGAATCAAGTATAAAACATTTAATTGCAGGTGGGGAAAGTTTCGCTGATGAATCACGGGCCTATGTTGAGGAAGTGTGGGGAGTTCCAGTTTACAACACCTACGGCAGCACTGAGGGCACCATGTGTGGAGAATGCCATAAAAAAGTGGGTTTACATGTTCCTGAAGACATGGTACACCTGGATCTCTATGACCCGGCCCTAGAAAACTTTGTAGATGAAGGTGAATGTGGTAGGATAGTTTTAACCACTCTCCTACCTCCGGGTGGTAAAACAGGTACATTGCTTTTGAATTATGACACAGAAGACACTTCAGTGGTGGTAAGTAGGGATAAATGTCCCTGCGGACGCACTCACATGAGGATAATGAATCCTGAAAGGGAGGCAGAAACAGCATGGGTTATGGGTGCACCATTTAATCGGGTAGATGTTGAGAGGGGTGTTTTTCAGAGAGAGAACATGGACTACCTGACCGGTGAATATGAAGCATTTCTCTATGGTGATGAGGAGGAGGTCACCCTCAGGGTAAGTGTGGAGTGTCAGGATACCAAAAACTGTGCACATGAACTGGTTCAGGAAAACTTTTTAAAATCATTCCTGCAATACAAGCTTCCCCTATCTGAAGCACACCAGGATGGTACATTTAACATACACTTCAATTTTACTGGGCCTGGAGGTCTTGAATTATATAAGGTCAGGGGTAGACCAAAGCGTTTGGTGGACCGTCGCTCTGAGTAA